In the genome of Stegostoma tigrinum isolate sSteTig4 chromosome 29, sSteTig4.hap1, whole genome shotgun sequence, one region contains:
- the LOC125465446 gene encoding transcription termination factor 1-like — protein MDTEQNLNTQLYVGKSEKKRKKKQTEYSALLSGYDNLETITADTKQDLNHFTSVGNSGKKRKKKKDYSTSLGRCDNSEVRTVDSDQDRNNLLFVGNSEKKHKKEGCSALLSGYDNLETVTADTEQDLNHFMSVGNSGKKRKKKKDYSTSLGGCDNSEVHTVDSDQDRNNLLFVGNSEKKWKRQKNKGHNSQPGSKGDGSDLQNPCKSDAGENKLQGKKKNYAVALEQCAVSDTVMVDKQNLQIFQLLQSNTNKLKKRKKGGNSSILGEECDNSDLQNLKLVGDGEKSKKNHRCSSLESDATMQVSSIATKTESQHSELMGNERNQMNKQTHHSYSDETRVSVSAVKTKQILQKSARLVENGDEEKDQVTAIKTTVEITTKEIPHFIQNPELMGGKVRYLTKRKRPSSPAEERRGKNHCKSSNGIDDLETSAKAHQESTISAYVDLDTERSTQKCKRSKKKMQFENINGDVPNNESEIPRKSIKKCKISNILPFGNCSADFLGTNDTSLQKHKVNCDGNETMGKEAEGFSKAVDVIGIAEITGEQTEQIVHNSSTACEETVKTSKNYIQKRGCPLGSKNSGRPKKLMLGGPKKPPATQSRLKNKQPRQHMTESKNNASITTVENFQWEEVPIGQDKTKCNQMDKSKLTELLKDFIPNVEKMTNDTLYSMYKYDLPRFQKFKAEGISIRQGKFTEQENQQLQKNLKELMELIGIQNEWDLLHVPESVEEMTRIRRLKMNNLFCCKLAEDIPRPWKCVYQRAKRMYHPHRCKGRYSEEELNKLRRLQVEYGNHWKKIAKFMERSDGSVICRAKTMKNSLKIGPWSKEEKMAFMKIMEEVLRKKIQEAPQDLMRAVSNSNTLSSILREKLYKEIPWFAIADKMEHRNWAQCRQKWMSILTTKMSGGVRPVRVHNHQSKINLIKRLYLMNIDDVGDVDWEDLCSAVGDVPPLIVQKMFYKLKVRYVPDWPKKSFGGIVDFLHDEIVPKLEEIIRKKEDQCSLNGSSDFCQSLQHEFKLSDIFDDDDDEEDEFENIDTLEEPTGTSRETAVRETN, from the exons ATGGACACTGAACAGAATTTAAACACTCAATTGTATGTAGGTAAAAGTGAAAAGAAACGTAAAAAGAAACAGACAGAATATTCTGCTTTGTTATCGGGGTATGATAATCTAGAGACTATTACAGCAGACACTAAACAAGATTTAAACCATTTCACATCTGTAGGTAACAGTGGAAAGAAACGGAAGAAAAAGAAAGACTATTCTACATCGTTAGGGAGATGTGATAATTCAGAGGTACGTACAGTGGACAGTGATCAAGACAGAAACAATCTCCTGTTTGTAGGTAATAGTGAAAAGAAACACAAGAAAGAAGGTTGTTCTGCATTGTTATCGGGGTATGATAATCTAGAGACTGTTACAGCAGACACTGAACAAGACTTAAATCATTTCATGTCTGTAGGTAACAGTGGAAAGAAACGGAAGAAAAAGAAAGACTATTCTACATCGTTAGGGGGATGTGATAATTCAGAGGTACATACAGTGGACAGTGATCAAGACAGAAACAATCTCCTGTTTGTAGGTAATAGTGAAAAGAAATGGAAACGTCAGAAAAATAAGGGGCACAATTCTCAACCAGGAAGTAAAGGTGATGGTTCAGATCTGCAAAATCCCTGCAAATCTGATGCTGGTGAAAATAAACTGCAGGGGAAGAAGAAAAACTATGCCGTGGCATTAGAGCAGTGTGCTGTTTCAGATACTGTTATGGTCGATAAACAAAACTTACAAATTTTCCAACTTCTACAGAGTAATACGAATAaactgaagaaaagaaaaaaaggagGCAACAGTTCCATACTTGGGGAAGAATGTGACAATTCAGATTTGCAAAATCTTAAGTTAGTAGGTGATGGTGAAAAAAGTAAGAAAAATCACCGATGCAGTTCACTAGAATCTGATGCTACAATGCAGGTGAGCTCCATAGCGACTAAGACAGAGAGTCAACATTCTGAGTTGATGGGTAATGAAAGAAACCAAATGAATAAGCAAACACATCATTCCTACTCAGATGAGACCAGGGTTTCAGTCTCTGCAGTAAAGACTAAACAAATACTGCAAAAAAGTGCGAGATTAGTGGAAAATGGTGATGAGGAAAAAGACCAAGTCACGGCAATAAAAACTACTGTAGAGATTACGACAAAAGAGATTCCACACTTCATACAGAATCCTGAGTTAATGGGTGGTAAAGTTCGCTACTTGACTAAAAGGAAGCGTCCTTCCAGTCCAGCAGAAGAGAGACGTGGGAAAAACCATTGTAAATCATCAAATGGTATTGATGATTTGGAGACTTCTGCAAAGGCTCATCAAGAAAGTACAATATCAGCATATGTTGATTTGGATACAGAAAGATCAACCCAAAAATGCAAAAGGAGTAAGAAGAAAATGCAGTTTGAGAATATAAATGGAGATGTCCCCAACAATGAATCTGAAATTCCTCGAAAGTCTatcaagaaatgcaaaataaGCAACATTTTGCCATTTGGAAATTGTAGTGCAGACTTTCTAGGAACAAATGATACTTCTTTGCAGAAACATAAAGTAAATTGCGATGGAAATGAAACTATGGggaaagaagcagagggcttttccAAGGCTGTGGATGTCATTGGTATTGCAGAAATCACTGGAGAGCAGACTGAGCAGATAGTGCATAATTCTAGCACGGCTTGTGAAGAAACTGTTAAAACCTCCAAGAACTACATACAAAAGAGAGGCTGTCCATTAGGTAGTAAAAATTCTGGCAGACCCAAAAAGTTGATGTTGGGTGGACCTAAAAAGCCTCCTGCAACTCAAAGCAGACTGAAAAATAAGCAGCCACGGCAGCATATGACAGAATCTAAGAATAATGCTAGCATTACAACTGTTGAGAACTTTCAGTGGGAGGAAGTGCCTATTGGTCAAGATAAAACTAAATGCAATCAGATGGACAAATCAAAATTGACTGAGCTGCTTAAGGACTTTATCCCTAACGTGGAAAAAATGACAAATGATACATTGTATAGCATGTATAAATATGACCTTCCGAGGTTTCAGAAGTTTAAAGCTGAAG GAATTTCCATCCGGCAAGGCAAGTTTACTGAGCAAGAAAACCAACAATTGCAGAAAAACCTGAAAGAATTAATGGAACTAATTGGAATTCAAAATGAATGGGACCTGTTACACGTTCCTGAGTCTGTTGAAGAGATGACAAGAATTAGACGACTGAAAATGAATAATTTATTCTGTTGCAAACTAG CTGAAGATATTCCAAGACCATGGAAGTGCGTTTATCAGCGAGCTAAGAGAATGTATCACCCTCATCGATGTAAAGGCAG GTACTCAGAAGAAGAACTGAACAAACTGCGACGTTTGCAAGTTGAATATGGCAATCACTGGAAAAAGATTGCAAAATTTATGGAACGTTCTGATGGATCTGTTATATGCCGAGCAAAAACAATGAAAAATT CTTTGAAAATTGGACCATGGagcaaggaggagaaaatggcaTTTATGAAGATAATGGAGGAGGTTCTGAGAAAAAAGATACAAGAGGCACCCCAGGATCTAATGAGAGCAGTTTCAAATTCGAACACACTTAGCTCAATCCTGCGAGAAAAGCTATACAAGGAAATTCCTTGGTTTGCAATTGCAGACAAAATGGAGCACAGAAACTGGGCACAATGCAGGCAGAAATG GATGAGCATTCTGACTACAAAAATGTCCGGAGGAGTGAGACCTGTTCGAGTTCACAATCACCAGTCAAAAATCAATCTCATCAAAAG GTTGTACCTGATGAACATTGATGATGTTGGTGATGTCGACTGGGAAGATCTTTGTAGTGCTGTTGG AGACGTTCCTCCTTTAATCGTTCAAAAGATGTTTTATAAATTGAAAGTTCGTTATGTACCTGATTGGCCCAAAAAATCCTTTGGAG